The following coding sequences are from one Capsicum annuum cultivar UCD-10X-F1 chromosome 3, UCD10Xv1.1, whole genome shotgun sequence window:
- the LOC107865352 gene encoding zinc finger MYM-type protein 1-like, producing the protein MICLIIQKDIVNSCAKETLKAIVEDLNRDYFGILVDESKNVSHKEQMTLVLRYANKEGKLIEQFLSVIHVKDTSARSLKDAICSLLLDHNLSSSHIRRKGYDRASNMQRELNGLKTLIMKDTPSVYSVHCFAHQLQLTLVAVAKKHHEVDQFFDMLTNVLNVVGGSFKRREMLRDDQIKKLKELLMLGEVYTRSGLNQELGL; encoded by the coding sequence TCTTGTGCTAAAGAAACGTTGAAAGCAATTGTTGAAGACTTAAACAGAGATTACTTTGGAATATTAGTTGATGAGTCTAAGAATGTCTCTCATAAAGAACAAATGACCCTTGTTCTGCGATATGCAAACAAAGAGGGTAAGCTTATTGAGCAATTTCTTAGTGTTATTCATGTTAAAGATACATCTGCACGGTCACTGAAAGATGCAATATGTTCTTTGCTTTTAGATCATAATTTGAGTTCTTCTCATATTCGGAGAAAAGGTTATGATAGAGCTAGTAACATGCAGAGAGAACTCAATGGTCTTAAAACTTTGATTATGAAAGATACTCCTTCGGTATATAGTGTACATTGCTTTGCTCATCAATTACAATTGACTCTTGTAGCTGTTGCAAAGAAGCATCACGAGGTAGATCAATTTTTTGATATGCTCACTAACgttttgaatgttgttggagGATCTTTTAAGCGCAGGGAGATGCTTAGAGatgatcaaataaaaaaattaaaagaattattaatgCTCGGTGAAGTTTATACAAGAAGTGGATTGAATCAAGAACTTGGACTTTAA